From a region of the Vicingus serpentipes genome:
- a CDS encoding M42 family metallopeptidase translates to MPINIPLLKEIAEVAGAPGHEQRIREIVLREIKPLVDEIKVDNMGNVYAIKKGKNDKRVMIGAHMDEIGFMVTHIDDNGFVRFHTLGGFDPKTLTAQRVIIHGTEDIIGVMGSKPIHVMSPEERTKMPKTTDYFIDLGMGKEEVEKIVRIGDPITRERGLIEMGDCVNCKSLDNRLAVFILIEALKNLKDKEVPYDIYGVFTVQEEVGIRGANVAALEIKPDFGFGLDTTIAFDVPGAKPEEMITKLGDGTAIKIMDSSTICDYRMVKFMEQIATKNNIKYQKEILTAGGTDTAGIQRMNPGGAIAGAISIPTRHIHQVIEMANKYDIKGSTDLLTQCLLEIDNYDWSF, encoded by the coding sequence ATGCCAATTAATATTCCATTATTAAAAGAGATTGCTGAGGTTGCAGGAGCACCAGGTCATGAACAACGAATAAGAGAAATCGTCCTTAGAGAAATTAAACCTTTGGTTGACGAAATTAAAGTTGATAACATGGGTAATGTTTATGCCATTAAAAAAGGTAAAAATGATAAACGTGTCATGATTGGAGCTCATATGGATGAGATTGGTTTTATGGTTACACATATTGATGATAATGGATTTGTTCGTTTTCATACTTTAGGAGGTTTCGATCCAAAAACATTAACAGCACAGCGTGTTATTATTCATGGAACTGAGGACATAATAGGTGTAATGGGTTCAAAACCTATTCATGTAATGAGCCCAGAAGAAAGAACTAAAATGCCTAAAACAACCGATTATTTTATCGATTTGGGTATGGGTAAAGAGGAAGTTGAAAAAATTGTTAGAATTGGTGACCCAATAACTAGAGAAAGAGGGTTAATTGAGATGGGGGATTGTGTTAACTGTAAGTCTTTAGATAACAGATTAGCAGTTTTTATTTTAATAGAAGCACTTAAGAACTTAAAAGACAAAGAAGTTCCTTATGATATTTATGGTGTTTTCACAGTGCAAGAAGAAGTTGGTATTAGAGGAGCGAATGTTGCAGCATTAGAAATTAAACCTGATTTTGGATTTGGGTTAGATACAACTATTGCATTTGATGTTCCTGGAGCAAAACCAGAAGAGATGATTACCAAATTAGGAGACGGAACAGCTATAAAAATTATGGATAGTTCAACAATTTGTGACTATCGTATGGTAAAATTCATGGAGCAAATCGCTACTAAAAACAACATTAAATACCAAAAAGAAATTTTAACAGCAGGAGGAACAGATACCGCAGGTATTCAGCGAATGAATCCAGGAGGAGCAATAGCTGGGGCTATATCAATTCCAACTCGTCACATTCACCAAGTAATAGAAATGGCGAATAAATACGACATAAAAGGTAGTACAGATTTGTTAACACAATGCTTGTTAGAAATCGATAATTACGATTGGAGTTTTTAA
- a CDS encoding RluA family pseudouridine synthase codes for MESYLVPFNINKLRLSDFAVGIFVTTTTRKGIKKAIKNGLIFINGKQGYTSDYITGGELLELYQPEIKKTKPLIHIPIEVIYEDDYLAIVNKPPGILVSGNKKWTIENALLPHLTKSTQKDALQYPEPIHRLDYPTSGALLIGKTISSTVELNKLFESRAIDKTYLAVSIGKMKHEGIIDLPIDNKNSRSFFNVLNSVVSPKYNYFNLVKLKPETGRRHQLRKHLASIGNPILGDLVYGKEGFILKGKGLYLHAYSLKFTHPFTQEIIEINAPIPKKFKKLFSFE; via the coding sequence TTGGAATCATATCTAGTGCCTTTTAACATTAATAAATTACGTCTTTCTGATTTTGCAGTAGGAATTTTTGTCACTACAACCACTCGAAAAGGAATTAAAAAAGCAATTAAAAATGGCTTAATCTTTATTAACGGAAAACAAGGATATACAAGTGATTATATTACAGGAGGAGAATTATTAGAGCTATATCAACCTGAGATTAAGAAAACAAAACCTTTAATTCATATTCCTATTGAGGTAATTTATGAAGATGATTATTTAGCTATCGTTAACAAACCTCCTGGAATTTTGGTAAGTGGCAACAAAAAATGGACTATCGAAAATGCCTTGCTTCCTCATTTAACCAAAAGCACACAGAAAGATGCATTGCAATATCCAGAACCAATTCATAGATTAGACTACCCTACAAGTGGTGCATTATTAATTGGAAAAACTATAAGCAGCACTGTTGAGTTGAATAAATTATTTGAAAGCAGAGCAATCGATAAAACTTATTTAGCAGTTAGCATAGGTAAAATGAAACATGAAGGAATTATAGACTTACCTATTGATAATAAAAATTCTCGCTCGTTTTTTAACGTTTTAAACTCGGTAGTTTCACCCAAATACAACTATTTTAATTTGGTAAAATTAAAACCCGAAACAGGAAGAAGACATCAATTAAGAAAACATTTAGCTAGCATTGGCAATCCAATTTTAGGTGATCTTGTATATGGCAAAGAAGGGTTTATTTTAAAAGGAAAGGGATTGTATTTACATGCTTATTCATTAAAGTTTACACATCCTTTTACTCAAGAAATTATAGAAATAAATGCTCCTATCCCTAAAAAATTTAAGAAGCTGTTTTCATTTGAATAG
- the cobA gene encoding uroporphyrinogen-III C-methyltransferase, which translates to MKSKVTLVGAGPGDPELLTLKAINAIKNADAILYDALINKAVLKHAKSSAKLMCVGKRVGKHSFGQDEINKLIIDHAFNYGKVVRLKGGDPFIFGRGYEELQYVESFGIEVNVIPGISSSVAVPASQKIPVTHRGASQSFWVLTATNKNGVLSEDIKLAVQTNSTVVILMGVNKLTQIVNLYKKQNKGNVPIAIIQNGTLKSEKAIYGTLNTIERLKIEENIQSPAIIIIGEVVALKQEVLINEISNLNYYGN; encoded by the coding sequence ATGAAATCAAAAGTAACATTAGTAGGAGCAGGGCCAGGAGATCCAGAGCTTTTAACACTAAAAGCAATTAATGCGATAAAAAATGCAGATGCAATTCTGTATGATGCATTAATTAATAAAGCAGTTTTAAAACATGCTAAATCTTCTGCAAAACTAATGTGCGTTGGTAAAAGAGTGGGTAAACATAGCTTTGGACAAGATGAAATTAATAAACTAATCATAGATCATGCTTTTAACTATGGCAAAGTGGTTAGATTAAAAGGAGGAGATCCATTTATTTTTGGAAGAGGTTATGAAGAATTGCAATATGTTGAATCTTTTGGGATAGAAGTAAATGTAATTCCTGGTATTTCAAGTTCAGTGGCAGTTCCTGCTTCTCAGAAAATACCTGTAACTCATCGAGGAGCAAGTCAGAGTTTTTGGGTGTTAACAGCTACTAATAAAAATGGAGTACTTTCAGAAGATATAAAATTAGCTGTTCAAACTAACTCAACGGTAGTTATCTTGATGGGTGTAAACAAGTTAACACAAATTGTTAATCTTTATAAAAAACAAAATAAAGGGAATGTACCGATTGCTATTATACAGAACGGAACATTAAAATCTGAAAAGGCAATTTATGGTACGTTAAATACAATTGAAAGATTAAAAATTGAAGAAAACATTCAGTCGCCAGCAATTATTATTATTGGTGAAGTAGTGGCTTTAAAGCAAGAAGTATTGATTAATGAAATCTCAAATTTGAATTATTATGGAAACTAA
- a CDS encoding HEPN domain-containing protein, whose translation MKSFRTELEDLNNSVVEKDIIDLERRIRLFKEGKINEEGFRSLRLARGVYGQRQFGVQMVRIKIPFGKVTSEQLHKIADVSDEYSRGRLHITTRQDIQIHYVSLDRTPQLWAELEKSDITLREACGNTVRNITASETAGIDPKEPFDVSPYADAAFKFFLRNPVGQDMGRKFKLSFSGSDEDTALSYMHDLGFIAKTKIENGVIIRGFKVLIAGGLGSQPRLADVAYEFLAVEQIIPFIESVLRVFDRYGERANRNKARFKFLVRDVGLDRLRELIEEEQKALSYLTYPIDTSAYDVPVEIPSPTIFKVKIEDEKAYEKWKKVNVIKQKQEGLYAIGIKVPLGDFYTDKARKLADLIRDYAGNELRLTLRQDILIRHVKEELLPFFYVELKQLGFTEIGYNSTHDITACPGTDTCNLGIASSTGIASELTKVLKEEYPEYAKNKEITIKISGCMNACGQHTIAHIGFQGMSIKSGELVAPALQVLLGGGILGDGKGRFADKVIKIPSKRGPNALRLLLDDYEDNIIEEESFLTYYDRQGQKYFYELLKPLSDTSNLKEDEFIDWGYDKAYVKAIGVGECAGVVLDLVSTILVESKEKLTYAQEALNDEQWADSIYHSYTSLINSAKALLVADGIKTNTQAGIIAQFEEQFGTKQALKLETTFSELVYQIKGNKPTAEFALKYLTDAKSILKNIEEYRLESELKN comes from the coding sequence ATGAAAAGTTTTAGAACAGAATTAGAAGATTTAAATAATTCAGTTGTTGAGAAAGATATTATTGATTTAGAAAGAAGAATTCGTCTTTTTAAAGAAGGTAAGATCAATGAAGAAGGCTTTAGAAGCTTACGATTAGCTCGTGGAGTATATGGGCAACGTCAGTTTGGAGTTCAAATGGTTAGAATTAAAATACCTTTTGGCAAAGTTACTTCTGAGCAATTACATAAAATAGCTGATGTTTCGGATGAATATTCGCGAGGAAGGTTGCACATTACAACTCGACAAGATATTCAGATTCATTATGTGAGTTTAGATAGAACACCACAGTTATGGGCAGAACTAGAAAAAAGTGATATTACCTTAAGAGAGGCTTGTGGAAATACGGTAAGAAATATAACGGCATCTGAAACTGCAGGAATTGACCCTAAGGAACCTTTTGATGTTTCGCCATATGCTGATGCTGCGTTTAAATTCTTTTTAAGAAATCCAGTTGGGCAAGATATGGGCAGAAAGTTTAAGCTTTCTTTTTCAGGAAGTGATGAAGATACGGCATTAAGTTATATGCATGATTTAGGTTTTATAGCAAAAACCAAAATTGAAAATGGAGTAATTATTCGAGGTTTTAAGGTGTTAATTGCAGGAGGATTAGGTTCTCAACCTCGATTAGCAGACGTAGCTTATGAATTTTTAGCCGTAGAGCAAATAATACCATTTATAGAAAGTGTGTTAAGAGTTTTTGATCGATATGGTGAAAGGGCAAATAGGAATAAAGCACGATTTAAATTTTTAGTTAGAGATGTTGGATTAGATAGGCTAAGAGAGCTGATTGAGGAAGAACAGAAGGCCTTATCTTATCTAACTTACCCAATTGATACATCCGCTTATGATGTGCCAGTAGAAATTCCAAGTCCTACAATTTTTAAAGTAAAAATTGAGGATGAAAAAGCATACGAAAAATGGAAAAAAGTAAACGTAATTAAACAAAAGCAAGAAGGGTTGTATGCTATTGGAATAAAAGTTCCATTAGGAGATTTTTATACGGATAAAGCTAGAAAGTTAGCAGATTTAATTCGTGATTATGCTGGAAATGAGTTAAGGTTAACATTACGACAAGATATTTTAATAAGACATGTAAAAGAAGAATTATTGCCTTTTTTCTATGTCGAATTAAAGCAATTAGGGTTTACTGAAATTGGTTATAATTCTACGCATGACATTACAGCTTGTCCGGGAACAGACACTTGTAATTTAGGTATTGCTAGCAGCACAGGAATAGCATCTGAATTAACAAAAGTGCTTAAAGAGGAATACCCTGAATATGCAAAAAATAAAGAGATTACAATAAAAATTAGTGGTTGTATGAACGCTTGTGGGCAACATACCATTGCTCATATTGGGTTTCAAGGAATGTCAATCAAATCTGGTGAATTAGTTGCTCCTGCTTTACAAGTTTTGTTGGGTGGAGGAATTCTAGGAGACGGAAAAGGAAGATTTGCTGATAAAGTGATTAAAATTCCAAGTAAACGAGGTCCAAACGCTTTAAGGTTGCTGTTGGATGATTATGAAGATAACATTATTGAAGAAGAATCTTTTTTAACGTATTATGATAGACAAGGCCAAAAATATTTTTACGAATTATTAAAACCTTTATCAGATACATCAAACCTAAAAGAAGATGAATTTATTGATTGGGGATACGATAAAGCTTATGTTAAAGCAATTGGAGTTGGTGAGTGTGCTGGCGTTGTGTTGGATTTAGTAAGTACTATTTTAGTAGAGAGTAAAGAAAAATTGACTTATGCTCAAGAAGCCTTAAATGATGAACAATGGGCAGATAGTATTTATCATTCTTACACGTCTTTAATCAATTCAGCAAAAGCTTTGTTAGTTGCCGATGGAATTAAAACGAATACCCAAGCAGGAATTATAGCGCAATTTGAAGAACAATTTGGAACAAAACAAGCACTAAAATTAGAAACTACATTTTCGGAGTTGGTTTATCAAATTAAAGGGAATAAACCAACAGCAGAATTTGCTTTAAAATATTTAACAGATGCTAAATCGATACTTAAAAATATTGAAGAGTATAGACTAGAATCAGAACTGAAAAATTAA
- a CDS encoding YeeE/YedE family protein → MEEIINILKQPWPWYISGPLLGLIVPMLLIIDNKKFGVSSIFKHFCTLSRVSKNEYFTYSVRSYFWNFLFVLGVIISGFILFQVILVEQGELSDTGILYFGSKNIEVNGILPKAIFNWSNLFSLTGLVIALGGFLIGFGSRYAGGCTSGHAITGLSLLSLSSLIAVIGFFIGGIIGTFLILDNIL, encoded by the coding sequence ATGGAAGAGATAATAAACATACTTAAACAACCTTGGCCTTGGTATATTTCTGGCCCATTATTGGGACTAATAGTACCTATGTTACTAATTATAGATAATAAAAAGTTTGGTGTTTCATCAATATTTAAGCATTTCTGTACTTTATCAAGAGTAAGTAAAAATGAATATTTTACTTATAGTGTAAGGAGTTATTTCTGGAATTTTCTTTTTGTATTAGGCGTTATAATTTCTGGGTTTATTTTGTTTCAGGTTATTTTAGTAGAGCAAGGAGAACTAAGTGATACTGGAATATTATATTTTGGATCCAAAAATATAGAAGTAAACGGAATACTCCCAAAAGCTATTTTTAATTGGTCCAATCTATTTTCTCTTACAGGATTAGTTATTGCTTTAGGAGGTTTTCTAATTGGGTTTGGTTCTAGGTATGCTGGCGGTTGTACTTCAGGACATGCCATTACAGGCTTATCGTTGTTAAGTTTAAGTTCTTTAATTGCAGTAATTGGGTTTTTTATTGGCGGAATAATTGGTACTTTTTTAATATTAGATAATATTTTATGA
- a CDS encoding precorrin-2 dehydrogenase/sirohydrochlorin ferrochelatase family protein, protein METKNTLYPIFLKLDKIDVLIIGAGEVGLEKLTYILKSSPQANITVVSKEFHYKIIELSHFYSNVVLIEKEYHKTDIEGINLLIVATDDRALNVKIKQDAERLDILTNVADDPELCDFYLGSIVTKGALKLGISTNGQSPTLAKKMRMYFEDVIPDEVEFSTKLLNSIRKKIKADLHHKIENLNNVTIALNSNSKIVDELTLVKKDFKIYLN, encoded by the coding sequence ATGGAAACTAAAAATACATTGTACCCTATTTTTTTAAAACTGGACAAAATAGATGTTTTAATTATTGGAGCAGGAGAGGTTGGATTAGAAAAATTAACCTACATATTAAAAAGTAGTCCTCAAGCAAATATTACTGTTGTATCTAAAGAGTTTCATTATAAAATTATTGAGTTATCTCATTTTTATAGTAACGTTGTATTGATTGAAAAAGAATATCACAAAACAGATATTGAAGGAATTAATTTGTTAATTGTAGCTACTGATGATAGAGCGTTAAATGTTAAAATTAAACAAGATGCTGAACGTCTTGATATTTTAACAAACGTTGCTGACGACCCCGAATTATGTGATTTTTATTTGGGGAGTATAGTTACAAAAGGAGCTTTGAAATTGGGTATTTCTACAAATGGACAATCACCAACTTTGGCTAAAAAAATGAGAATGTATTTTGAAGATGTGATTCCTGATGAAGTAGAATTTTCTACTAAATTATTAAACTCAATTCGAAAAAAAATAAAGGCTGATTTACATCATAAAATTGAAAATTTAAATAATGTAACTATTGCCCTTAATAGTAATTCAAAAATTGTTGATGAATTAACATTGGTAAAAAAAGATTTCAAAATATATTTAAACTAA
- a CDS encoding L-threonylcarbamoyladenylate synthase codes for MLKETLMITTNLKEAKQELNSEGIIAIPTETVYGLAGNAYSENAIKKIFDLKKRPFYNPLIVHIKSAEFLTEVAREIPEIAQKLANEFWPGPLTLVLKKQPHIPDLVTAGKDTVAIRIPNHDLTLNLLEELEFPLAAPSANPFGSISPTSALHVFNYFEDDLKVILDGGECQKGIESTIIGFENDKPILYRLGSLSIEQIEEKIGPILTKTNSTDNQPAAPGMLSRHYAPSTDTYLTNDVTNLIQSYPNKKIGLLLFQKQLNNVPIEHQEILSKTGNLDEAAKNLYASMHRLDKLNLDLIITERLPNTGLGKTMNDKLERATKKE; via the coding sequence ATGCTAAAGGAAACATTAATGATAACAACTAACCTAAAAGAAGCGAAACAAGAATTGAATTCTGAAGGAATTATTGCTATACCAACAGAAACTGTTTATGGATTAGCCGGAAATGCATACAGTGAGAATGCCATAAAAAAAATATTTGACCTAAAAAAAAGACCATTTTACAATCCATTAATTGTGCATATTAAATCCGCTGAATTTTTAACCGAAGTTGCACGAGAAATACCTGAAATAGCCCAAAAATTAGCCAATGAATTTTGGCCAGGACCGCTTACCTTAGTATTAAAAAAACAGCCTCATATTCCAGATTTAGTTACCGCTGGTAAAGATACTGTTGCAATCAGAATTCCTAACCATGATTTAACCTTAAATCTTTTAGAAGAACTTGAATTCCCTCTTGCTGCGCCAAGTGCAAATCCTTTTGGATCAATAAGTCCAACTTCTGCTTTACATGTTTTTAATTATTTTGAAGATGATTTAAAAGTGATTTTGGATGGTGGAGAATGTCAGAAAGGTATTGAATCTACGATTATTGGTTTTGAAAATGATAAGCCTATATTGTATCGTTTAGGTTCTCTATCCATAGAACAGATTGAAGAAAAAATTGGCCCGATACTAACAAAAACTAATAGTACTGATAATCAACCTGCAGCACCAGGAATGCTTTCTCGGCATTATGCTCCTTCAACAGACACTTACCTTACCAATGATGTAACTAATTTAATTCAATCTTATCCCAACAAAAAAATTGGCTTACTTCTTTTTCAAAAACAATTAAATAATGTTCCAATTGAGCATCAAGAAATTCTTTCTAAAACAGGAAATTTAGATGAGGCTGCTAAGAATTTATATGCTTCAATGCATCGGCTTGACAAACTAAACTTAGACCTAATTATTACCGAAAGACTACCGAATACAGGACTAGGAAAAACTATGAATGACAAGTTAGAAAGAGCTACAAAAAAAGAATAA
- a CDS encoding O-succinylhomoserine sulfhydrylase, which translates to MKNFETLAVRTQSDRSQFNEHSTPLHLTSSFVFDDAEQMRAMFSDEVEGNIYSRFSNPNTTELIQKICALEGAEAGWATATGMAAVFTTFGALLKQGDHVLACRSIFGSSHTILTKILPKWGITFTYVDINDTENWSYAVQENTKLVFIETPTNPGVDIIDLEWLGNFAKQHKLLYIVDNCFATPYLQQPIKFGADLVIHSATKYLDGQGRVLGGLIAGKQSLIDEIQGFARHSGPAMSPFNAWIISKSIETLAVRMDRHSENALKLAEWLEKHPQVEMAKHPFLASHPKYDVAKKQMKAGGGIVTFIVKGGVEKGRDFLNKLQMISLTANLGDTRTIATHPASTTHSKLSEEERQEVGILPGLIRVSVGLEHIDDIIKDVEIGLS; encoded by the coding sequence ATGAAAAATTTTGAAACCTTAGCCGTAAGAACTCAGAGTGATCGTTCACAATTTAACGAACATTCGACACCATTACATTTAACTTCAAGTTTTGTATTTGATGATGCTGAACAAATGCGCGCAATGTTTTCTGATGAGGTTGAGGGCAATATTTACAGTCGATTTTCAAACCCAAATACAACGGAATTAATACAAAAAATTTGTGCATTAGAAGGTGCTGAAGCTGGTTGGGCTACAGCTACTGGTATGGCAGCTGTGTTTACCACTTTTGGAGCTTTATTAAAACAAGGTGATCATGTGTTGGCCTGTCGTTCTATTTTTGGTTCTTCACACACTATTTTAACCAAAATTTTACCCAAATGGGGAATTACATTTACTTATGTAGATATTAATGATACCGAAAATTGGAGTTATGCAGTTCAGGAAAATACTAAATTGGTTTTTATAGAAACACCAACCAATCCAGGAGTAGATATTATTGATTTAGAATGGTTGGGAAATTTTGCGAAACAGCACAAATTATTATATATAGTTGATAATTGTTTTGCAACACCTTATTTGCAACAACCTATAAAATTTGGAGCTGATTTGGTTATTCATTCAGCTACAAAATATTTAGACGGACAAGGGAGAGTTTTAGGAGGGTTAATTGCTGGTAAGCAAAGTTTAATTGATGAAATTCAGGGGTTTGCTCGTCATTCAGGTCCAGCAATGTCACCGTTTAATGCGTGGATAATTTCTAAAAGCATAGAAACCTTGGCTGTTCGGATGGATAGACATTCTGAAAACGCATTGAAATTAGCAGAATGGTTGGAGAAACATCCACAAGTGGAAATGGCAAAACATCCGTTTTTGGCTTCTCATCCAAAATATGATGTGGCAAAAAAACAAATGAAAGCTGGAGGTGGAATAGTTACGTTTATTGTAAAGGGAGGAGTCGAAAAAGGGCGTGATTTTTTAAATAAATTACAAATGATTTCCTTAACAGCTAATTTAGGTGATACAAGAACAATTGCAACTCACCCAGCATCAACTACACACTCAAAACTTTCAGAAGAAGAACGACAAGAGGTTGGTATTTTACCAGGATTAATCCGTGTTTCTGTTGGACTGGAGCACATCGATGATATTATTAAAGATGTGGAGATAGGATTGTCATGA
- a CDS encoding phosphoadenylyl-sulfate reductase, which yields MSVSNIKRQISAEEIKKLNKKYNLLSVEERIEELYKDFDATEIMLTSSFAATSAFLLRVFSKVNSAQKIYFIDTGYHFDDTLQYKEELTKLYALNVESIGAEKWKHDFTTKDETWKKDPNLCCSINKVEPLTLIKENFTVWVSGLMEWQSDHRASLDIFEDRGGILKFYPLLDVSKKDREKYIKTNKLPFHPLVSKGYSSIGCKHCTVPGKERDGRWNNNPKTECGLHL from the coding sequence ATGAGTGTGAGTAATATAAAAAGACAGATTTCAGCAGAAGAAATAAAAAAGCTAAACAAAAAGTATAACTTACTTTCTGTGGAAGAAAGAATAGAAGAATTGTATAAAGATTTTGATGCGACGGAAATAATGTTAACATCTTCTTTTGCAGCCACTTCTGCTTTTTTATTGCGTGTTTTTTCTAAAGTAAATTCAGCACAAAAAATATATTTTATCGATACGGGATATCATTTTGATGATACATTACAATATAAAGAAGAATTGACAAAGCTTTATGCCTTAAATGTAGAAAGTATTGGTGCAGAAAAATGGAAACATGATTTTACAACTAAAGATGAAACATGGAAAAAAGACCCTAATCTTTGTTGTTCAATAAATAAAGTAGAGCCTTTAACTTTAATAAAAGAGAATTTTACTGTATGGGTTTCTGGGTTAATGGAATGGCAAAGCGATCATAGAGCAAGCTTAGATATTTTTGAAGACCGTGGAGGAATATTAAAATTTTACCCATTATTAGATGTCTCAAAAAAAGACAGAGAAAAGTATATTAAAACAAATAAGTTACCTTTCCATCCTTTGGTATCTAAAGGATATTCTTCTATTGGTTGTAAACACTGTACTGTTCCCGGAAAAGAAAGAGATGGAAGATGGAATAATAACCCTAAAACGGAGTGTGGATTACACTTGTAA
- a CDS encoding OsmC family protein — protein MKVNLKRVNQAFHYEAKNEDKIIVNIDANPAIGGEGKGARPMELVLMGLGGCASIDLGLILKKQRQVLDDYQVEVSATRDETPSKAFKSINVHFVLTGSLDADKVEKAIDLTLTKYCSVALSLNKEIEITATYTIK, from the coding sequence ATGAAAGTAAATTTAAAAAGAGTCAATCAAGCTTTTCATTATGAAGCTAAAAATGAAGATAAAATTATCGTAAACATTGACGCGAATCCCGCGATTGGAGGAGAAGGAAAAGGAGCTCGACCAATGGAATTGGTATTAATGGGTTTAGGAGGTTGTGCAAGCATAGATTTAGGTTTAATATTAAAAAAACAACGACAGGTACTAGACGATTATCAGGTTGAAGTTTCAGCTACAAGAGATGAAACACCATCCAAAGCTTTTAAGAGTATCAATGTTCATTTTGTTTTAACAGGAAGTCTAGATGCTGATAAAGTTGAAAAAGCAATTGATTTAACCTTAACAAAATACTGTTCAGTAGCATTAAGTTTAAATAAAGAGATAGAAATTACAGCAACATACACAATAAAGTAA
- a CDS encoding YeeE/YedE thiosulfate transporter family protein — MKNLKFVILGFYFGFILIKSEAVSWYRIVEMFHFQSFHMFGVIASAILVGIISVIIIKKLNLKSFNNSTIDTLRKPLQFKANLFGGIIFGLGWSIIGACTAPLFVHLGAGNFVMIIPIIFAVLGTFSYGLLKQKLPH; from the coding sequence ATGAAAAATTTAAAATTTGTAATTCTTGGCTTTTATTTTGGATTTATCTTAATCAAATCTGAAGCTGTTTCGTGGTATCGTATTGTTGAGATGTTTCATTTCCAATCTTTTCATATGTTTGGAGTTATAGCATCTGCAATTTTAGTAGGAATAATTTCGGTAATCATTATTAAAAAATTAAACCTAAAATCGTTTAACAATTCAACGATTGACACTTTAAGAAAACCGTTGCAGTTTAAAGCTAATTTATTTGGTGGAATTATTTTTGGTCTAGGCTGGTCAATTATCGGAGCATGTACAGCTCCATTATTTGTTCATTTAGGTGCGGGTAATTTTGTAATGATAATACCAATTATCTTTGCTGTACTTGGAACATTTAGTTATGGGTTATTAAAACAAAAATTACCACACTAG